Below is a genomic region from Nitrospiria bacterium.
CGAGATCAAGAACATCGGCCTCGGCCAGGACGACCGCCCGCTGAATAACGTTCTCAAGCTCCCGGACATTCCCCGGCCACCGTTGACGAAGCAGCCAGGTCAGGGCCGGCTCGCCGATCCGACCGACACGGCGATTGAATTTTTTCGCATACAGCTTGAGAAAGGCTTCCGCCAGAACCGGGATATCTTCCAACCGCTCCCGGAGGGGGGGCAGATGAATATTCACGACGTTCAGGCGGAAGAACAGGTCCTCGCGAAAACGGCCGGCCTTTACGGCCTCGCTCAAATCCCGATTCGTTGCGGCGATGATCCGAATGTCCACCGGAATGGGCTTGATCCCGCCGACGCGTTCAATCTCGCGTTCCTGCAGCACGCGAAGGATCTTGGCCTGCATGCCCGTCGCCATCTCGCTCACTTCATCCAAAAACAGGGTTCCTTCATGGGCCGACTCGAATTTTCCCAGCCGTTGCTGGTAGGCCCCGGTGAAGGACCCCTTTTCATGTCCGAACAACTCGGCCTCTAGCAAACTCTCCGGGATGCTGGCGCAGTTCACGGTGAGAAACGGCCGGGCCCGGCGAGGACTCCGCCGATGGATGGACCGGGCCACCAATTCTTTGCCCGTCCCGCTCTCGCCGGTAACCAGCACGGTGACATCGCTGTCGGCCACTTTATGGATCAGGTCGAAAACCTTCCGCATGGCCGGGCTCTCCCCCAACATCGCCGATGTTTCCTCGCCCCAGTGACGGTTCAGTCGCCGGACTTCCTCTTGGAGGCGACAACGTTCCACGGCCCGTTTAATCACGATTCGCATCTCATTCAGATCGAACGGCTTCGTAAAATAGTCATAGGCCCCTTTCTGCAAGGTCTCGATCGCCACCTTTTTGGAACCGAACGCCGTCATGAGGATCACCACAAGTTCCGGATCAAACTCTTTCATCTTGTCCAGCGCGAGCAGGCCGTTGAGCCGGGGCATTTTGATGTCCATCAGGACGATCTTAAACTGCCCGGACTTCAATTTCTCAAGGGCCTCCCATCCGTCCGAGGCCGTCGCGAAGGAGTAGCCTTCCTTTTTCAAGGCCTCGCTCAGGAAAAAGCGAAGGGCCTCTTCATCGTCGACAATCAGGATTTGCGGTGAAAGTTCCATTCAACGCTCATGATCGGGCGGACGCCACCCGTCCCGATGGCGAATTATTTGACCGGCAACTCGATCGCGAAGACCGTCTCCCCGTTGCCGCTTTCAACCTCGATCGTCCCGCCTTGCGCGGTCACGACCTGGTGCGTAATGGCCAGGCCCAGACCGGTTCCGCCTTCCTTGGTGGTATAAAACGGATCGAAGATCCGCTTGTAGTCGTCGGGCGGAATCGTCGAATCCGTATTCGCGATCTTGATCGACACCCGGCGCGCCCTGGAAGGGTCCGGACCGGCTTGCACCGCCGTTTTCACCCGAACCGTTCCCGCATTCGGAATCGCCTGCACGGCATTCCGAAGCACGTTTAAAACGGCCTGGAGCATCGCCTCCCGGTCCAGCAGGATTTCGGAGATCCGCGGATCATACTCCTGAAGGATGGTAATCTGTTTTGTGTTTCTTTCATAGCCGCACAGCTCAACGGCGTCGTGAACCAACCGGTTCAGATCCACTTTTTCGATCAGACCGCTGGCCGGGCGGGCGAGCCGCAAGAGGCGCTCCACCACCCTGTCCAGCCGGTTCACTTCCCCCACGATCGTCTCGGCATACTTCTGCTCCGACGGCGAATCGGCGGATTCTTGCAGAAGTTGAGCCAATCCTTTAACCGCCCCCAAGGGGTTTCGGATCTCGTGCGCCACGCCGGCCGCAAGCGTTCCCAGTGCCGCCAGGCGTTCCGTTCGCTGGAGTTGTTCCTGCATCGCCAGTTTGGAAACCATCTGATTGAAGTCCCGCCCGAGGTAGGCGAACTCCTCCGTCAAATCCAACCGGAGGTTTGTCCGGAAGTCTCCGATCGTGACACGGTTGATCGCTTCCTGAAGCCGTTTCATCGGCTGAACCAGGGCGTACGAAATGAACAACCCGACCACCAAGGCCACCAGCCCGCTGAGGAGAAAGACGGGTATGATGCCGGTGATGGCGCTGTGAAATTCGGTCATTCCCGCGATTCGGCCGGAGGCTTCCGCGGAGAGGACGGCCCTGGAGATCAGATACACCGAGATGTAAGTCGGCGCGAGTGAAAATAAGATCAGGAAAAAGGGGATGAAAAAAAAGAGGCTGAGTTGAACGTGGCGTTTAAAGAGAAAGGAGGACAGCCCATGATCAAGACCGTCACCGGGCTGCACGAATTTAGCCACCGCCGCCTTTGAAGACATTGATCAGGTTCCACCAGGGCATGAAGATGGCCAGGGCCAGAAACAGGACGACCCCGCCGATGACCGCCAGCAACAGCGGCTCCAGGGAGGTGGACAGGTTTCGAATGGAATACTCCACCTCTTGATCGTAATATTCCGACACCTTCATCAGCATCTCTTCCATCTTTCCGGTCTGCTCGCCGATGGAGACCATCTGGATCACCACCGGCGGAAAAATGCGGCTGACCTGCATGGGCTGGACGATGCCGCGGCCCTGCCGTGCGCTGTCCCGAATGTTGTCCACCACGCGGGAAATGACGGTATTCCCGACCGTCTGAGAAACGATCTCGAGGGTTTGCAGGATCGAAAGCCCGCTGCGGGTCAAGGTTCCGAAGACGCGGGCGAACCGGGAAAGGGCCGTCTTCAGAAAGATGGTTCCAAAAACCGGCAGTTTAATCTTCACTCCGTCCCACCAAAGCCGGCCCGCTTCCGTCCGGACGTAGGTCCGCGTCGAAAAAGTGACCGAGACGATGACCGCCAAGATAAGCCACCAATAGCTCTGGAACCCGTTGTTGATTCCGATGAGGATGCGGGTCGGCAGCGGCAGTTGGGCTTTAAAACTGGCATAGAGGGCCGCAAACCGAGGAATCACAAACTGCAATAAAATGATGAACGCAATCACCAAGGCTCCGATCACGATCTTGGGATAACGGGTGGCGGCCTTGATCCGGGCGCGGGTCGTGGCCTCATGCTCCGCAAGGGTCGCCAGACGTTGCAGAATCTCATCCAGCACGCCCCCGGTCTCGCCGGCGCGGATCATGCTCACGTAGAGGTTGCTGAACACCGACGGATGTTTTGCGAGGGCGTCCGAAAAGGAGCTGCCGCCTTCCACATCCTTGCGAACCTGCACGATCACATCCTTCAGCCGTTTGTTCTCGGTCTGCTCAATCAGGGCATCGAAGCTGGACATAAAAGGCAGGCCGGCCGAGATCAGCGTGGCGAGCTGTCTTGAAAAGATGATCAGGGCCTCGGGAGAAACGCGCGTGAAGCGGTCCAAAACATCGGCCACCCCAAGTTTTTTCCGCATCTCCTCAATCGAAACGGGGTGATAGCCGAGATGGTCCAACTGAGTGGCCACGGCGTCCCGGCTGGAGGTCTCGATCGTGCCGGTGGACAAAGAGCCGTATTTATCCCGTGCGCGGTACTGGAAAACCGGCATGCTACGCCTCGATTTCTTGAGTGACGCGCAAGACTTCCTCCAGCGTCGTAAGGCCTCTGACGGCGGCGGCCAGTCCTTGCAGACGCAACCCGACGAACCCGGACTGGACCGCTTGATTGCGGATCGTGCCGGAAGAGGCCTTGGCGACAATCAGGTTTCGAATCGCCTCATCGACGGGAAGCAGCTCATAGATGCCGGCCCGGCCCAAATAGCCGGTATTCCGGCATTGCTGGCATCCGCTTCCCTTGACGAGATGGATCTCCTTTCGTCCGTCGAGGAGCTTCTCCAGGTTCAGGCTTTTGACCAGATCCGGAGTCGGCGTGAACGGACCCTTGCAATGGGCGCAGACCTTTCGAACCAGCCGCTGGGCCATGACTCCGATCAAGGACGAGGCCACCAGAAACGGCTCGGCGCCCATGTCCAGAAGCCGGGCCATGGCGCCCGCCGCGTCGTTGGTGTGCAGCGTTGAGAAAACCAGATGGCCCGTCAGGGCCGCCTGGATCGCGATCGAGACCGTTTCGGTGTCCCGGATCTCGCCCACCATGATCACGTTGGGGTCCTGCCGCAGAATGGAGCGCAGGCCGTTGGCGAACGTGATGCCCACCTTGGAATTCACCTGGACCTGGTTGATGTACTTGAGTTGATATTCAACGGGGTCCTCGATCGTGATCACATTCTTTTCGATGGAATTGATGCGGTTCAACGCGGCGTAGAGCGTGGTGGTCTTCCCGCTCCCCGTCGGACCGGTGACGAGCAACAGGCCGTACGGCCGACGGATCATTTTTTCGAACTTTTTCAAATTGTCCGCCGAAAACCCCATCTCTTCCAGGCCGAGAAGGATGCTCCCCTTGTCGAGGAGCCGCATCACGAGCTTTTCGCCGAAGATCGTGGGGAGTGTGGACAGTCGGATGTCCACGTCCTTTTCGCCCACCTTCATCTGAATCCGGCCGTCCTGTGGAACCCGCTTCTCGGCGATGTCCAGATCGGCCATGATCTTGATGCGGGAAACGACGCCCGCTTGAAGGTTCCGCGGCGGGGTCATTACCTCCCGGAGCATCCCGTCGACCCGATAGCGGATGCGCAGCACCTCGGCGTCCGGTTCGATATGAATATCACTCGCGCCTTCCCGGACGGCCTGGGCGATCATGGTGTTCACCAGCTTGATCATCGGCGTATCGTCCCCGATGCGCTGGAGATCGATCACCTGCTCTTCCGGCATCACGCCGTATCCCTGGATATCGGCCTCCTTCGCCGCCTCTTCCATGGTCGAGGTGGCGCTGTAGAAACGATCAATGGCCTTCATCACCTCGGATTCCGAACTCACAACCGGCTGGATCTCCATGCCGGTCGCCCGGCGGAGGTCGTCGATGGCAAAGACGTTGAGCGGATCGACCATGGCGAGGGTGAGAATCCGGTCCTTTTTGAAGACCGGGATGACTTGATGGCGACGGGCCATCGTTTCCGGAATAATCTTGACGACATCCGGATCAATGATGATGCTGGAAAGCGTCACCGGCTGGATGCCCATCTGCTTCCCGAGCACTTTGATGATGTCTTCCTCGGTGACGAAACCCATGCTCCGGAAGATGGTCCCGATCCGGCCGCCGTGGAGTTTCTGTTCGCTGAGCGCGCGCTCAAGCTGTTCGCGGCTGATCAACCCTTCCGCGATCAGCATTTCCCCCAGCATTTTCCGTTTCTGTTGCGGTAACGGCATCGTCACCTTCCCCCCGGAGGGCCGTTCCAACGGACCTGGAGCAACGGGCAAGAGTTTGGATTTAGATTTCTATCGTTTACTCGCTTTTAAAGAA
It encodes:
- the gspE gene encoding type II secretion system ATPase GspE, which gives rise to MPLPQQKRKMLGEMLIAEGLISREQLERALSEQKLHGGRIGTIFRSMGFVTEEDIIKVLGKQMGIQPVTLSSIIIDPDVVKIIPETMARRHQVIPVFKKDRILTLAMVDPLNVFAIDDLRRATGMEIQPVVSSESEVMKAIDRFYSATSTMEEAAKEADIQGYGVMPEEQVIDLQRIGDDTPMIKLVNTMIAQAVREGASDIHIEPDAEVLRIRYRVDGMLREVMTPPRNLQAGVVSRIKIMADLDIAEKRVPQDGRIQMKVGEKDVDIRLSTLPTIFGEKLVMRLLDKGSILLGLEEMGFSADNLKKFEKMIRRPYGLLLVTGPTGSGKTTTLYAALNRINSIEKNVITIEDPVEYQLKYINQVQVNSKVGITFANGLRSILRQDPNVIMVGEIRDTETVSIAIQAALTGHLVFSTLHTNDAAGAMARLLDMGAEPFLVASSLIGVMAQRLVRKVCAHCKGPFTPTPDLVKSLNLEKLLDGRKEIHLVKGSGCQQCRNTGYLGRAGIYELLPVDEAIRNLIVAKASSGTIRNQAVQSGFVGLRLQGLAAAVRGLTTLEEVLRVTQEIEA
- a CDS encoding sigma-54 dependent transcriptional regulator, coding for MELSPQILIVDDEEALRFFLSEALKKEGYSFATASDGWEALEKLKSGQFKIVLMDIKMPRLNGLLALDKMKEFDPELVVILMTAFGSKKVAIETLQKGAYDYFTKPFDLNEMRIVIKRAVERCRLQEEVRRLNRHWGEETSAMLGESPAMRKVFDLIHKVADSDVTVLVTGESGTGKELVARSIHRRSPRRARPFLTVNCASIPESLLEAELFGHEKGSFTGAYQQRLGKFESAHEGTLFLDEVSEMATGMQAKILRVLQEREIERVGGIKPIPVDIRIIAATNRDLSEAVKAGRFREDLFFRLNVVNIHLPPLRERLEDIPVLAEAFLKLYAKKFNRRVGRIGEPALTWLLRQRWPGNVRELENVIQRAVVLAEADVLDLDDLQDAVQPPATMPSEPMGNGRLRDHLERVSSDIEKKLIEQALTDEQDHRSAAAKRLGISRKHLYNKMKKYGLG
- a CDS encoding type II secretion system F family protein; its protein translation is MPVFQYRARDKYGSLSTGTIETSSRDAVATQLDHLGYHPVSIEEMRKKLGVADVLDRFTRVSPEALIIFSRQLATLISAGLPFMSSFDALIEQTENKRLKDVIVQVRKDVEGGSSFSDALAKHPSVFSNLYVSMIRAGETGGVLDEILQRLATLAEHEATTRARIKAATRYPKIVIGALVIAFIILLQFVIPRFAALYASFKAQLPLPTRILIGINNGFQSYWWLILAVIVSVTFSTRTYVRTEAGRLWWDGVKIKLPVFGTIFLKTALSRFARVFGTLTRSGLSILQTLEIVSQTVGNTVISRVVDNIRDSARQGRGIVQPMQVSRIFPPVVIQMVSIGEQTGKMEEMLMKVSEYYDQEVEYSIRNLSTSLEPLLLAVIGGVVLFLALAIFMPWWNLINVFKGGGG
- a CDS encoding ATP-binding protein — its product is MAKFVQPGDGLDHGLSSFLFKRHVQLSLFFFIPFFLILFSLAPTYISVYLISRAVLSAEASGRIAGMTEFHSAITGIIPVFLLSGLVALVVGLFISYALVQPMKRLQEAINRVTIGDFRTNLRLDLTEEFAYLGRDFNQMVSKLAMQEQLQRTERLAALGTLAAGVAHEIRNPLGAVKGLAQLLQESADSPSEQKYAETIVGEVNRLDRVVERLLRLARPASGLIEKVDLNRLVHDAVELCGYERNTKQITILQEYDPRISEILLDREAMLQAVLNVLRNAVQAIPNAGTVRVKTAVQAGPDPSRARRVSIKIANTDSTIPPDDYKRIFDPFYTTKEGGTGLGLAITHQVVTAQGGTIEVESGNGETVFAIELPVK